AACCGGAAAAATGGTAAATGTAACCAGTTATGTATAAGACAAACAGAAGAAAAACGATTCAGTCGATTATCTATTCTTTGCTGATAGTCGCTGTTGTTTCATGTGGATTAAAAAAGGAGGAACAACAGGTTGGCCAGACTGGTCAGGAAGAGACAAGCTGTGTGTATGAATATGGGATATGCGTCGATTCGCTGGATGTAACCCATTATGAAATAGGGCGTGGGGAGTATCTTGCCACTATTCTGTCTAATCTGGGATTTGAAGCCAATAAAAGGGAGAAGATTATAGATGCGGTATCTTCCATTTATCCTCCTTCAAGATTACAGGTTGGGAATTCGTATGCGGCGATTACCGACTCTACGGCGGCCGTGAAATACGTTGTTTTTGAAAAGTCGCGTACCGATTACGCTGTAGTAGACTTAAGTGGCGATACAATCAGTGTATATGATTATACAAAACCGGTTACCCTGAAACGTGAATATGCCGAGGGAACAATTACCTCTTCTCTATGGAATGCGATTATGGATACCGGTGCACCGGCTTTGCTGGCACTTAAACTCTCGGATGTATATGCCTGGCAGGTCGACTTCTTTGATGTCAAAAAAGGCGATTCGTTCCGCTTGATGTATGACGTAGCCTATATAGACGATACTACTAGGGTAGGAATCTCTTCTATCGAAGGGGCAGTTTTCACGCATCAGGGGAAGAAGTTCCGGGCCATCCCGTTTCAACAGGATTCTATCATGGAGTTTTTTGATGAAGAGGGAAATAGTCTGCGGAAAGCGTTTTTAAAAAATCCTCTTGATTTTTTCCGCATCACTTCGAAATTCTCCAATTCACGTTATCATCCTATTTTGAAGCGCAGCCGTCCCCATCACGGTGTGGATTATGCCGCACCGGTGGGTACTCCGGTCAAGACAATAGGTGATGGGGTGGTGATCGAAAAAGGATTTCAACGTGGTGGAGCCGGAAATTTTCTGAAGGTGAAACACAATGCGACCTATACTACCACCTATATGCATCTGAGCCGCTTTGCCAAAGGGATTGAGAAAGGGAGTCGGGTAAAGCAGGGGGATGTGATCGCTTACGTAGGTTCTACCGGACTCTCTACC
This window of the Proteiniphilum saccharofermentans genome carries:
- a CDS encoding peptidoglycan DD-metalloendopeptidase family protein — encoded protein: MYKTNRRKTIQSIIYSLLIVAVVSCGLKKEEQQVGQTGQEETSCVYEYGICVDSLDVTHYEIGRGEYLATILSNLGFEANKREKIIDAVSSIYPPSRLQVGNSYAAITDSTAAVKYVVFEKSRTDYAVVDLSGDTISVYDYTKPVTLKREYAEGTITSSLWNAIMDTGAPALLALKLSDVYAWQVDFFDVKKGDSFRLMYDVAYIDDTTRVGISSIEGAVFTHQGKKFRAIPFQQDSIMEFFDEEGNSLRKAFLKNPLDFFRITSKFSNSRYHPILKRSRPHHGVDYAAPVGTPVKTIGDGVVIEKGFQRGGAGNFLKVKHNATYTTTYMHLSRFAKGIEKGSRVKQGDVIAYVGSTGLSTGPHLDFRVHKNNQPVNPLTIESPPYLPVKPELRDSFMLVQDRVMFQLDSLRMAGQLFAEEEQVPDSLTLIPSHS